The following coding sequences lie in one Streptomyces xiamenensis genomic window:
- a CDS encoding long-chain fatty acid--CoA ligase, with product MFSTMQDVPLTVTRILRHGQRIHGGSQVITWTGDPATPRRRTYAEIGARAAQLAHGLRELGVRPGQPAATLMWNNAEHVEAYFAIPAMGSVLHTLNLRLPAHQLSFIIQHADDRVIIANGSVLPLLAPLLPALDRVEHIVVSGPGDTSLLDGTRARVHDYEELIAGRPTTYPWPDLDERAAAALCYTSGTTGDPSGIVYSHRSIYLHSMQVNTAESMALTAGDVSLAVVPQFHVLSWGLPHAALLSGFSLLMPDRFLQPGPLADMIAAERPRHAAAVPTIFQALVHELAERPRDISALASVTIGGSACPESLMRTLDERYGVRVAHAWGMTETSPLGTTSQPPPGLTPEEEWPYRLSQGRFPAGVEARLIGPDGAEMPWDGTAAGELEVRGPWIAGGYYGGAGATGPERPADRFSPDGWLRTGDVGTISPDGYLTLTDRAKDVIKSGGEWISSVELEGLLMGHPEVREAAVVAVPDERWGERPLACVVPVTTGEVDYAALRAFLGERLARWQLPEHWTTIEEVPKTSVGKYDKKVLRARQAAGDLTVTTLAPAPR from the coding sequence GTGTTCAGCACGATGCAGGACGTACCGCTCACCGTCACACGCATACTGCGCCACGGGCAGCGCATCCACGGCGGCTCCCAGGTGATCACCTGGACCGGTGACCCGGCCACGCCCCGGCGCCGTACCTACGCCGAGATCGGCGCCCGCGCCGCCCAGCTGGCCCACGGTCTGCGGGAGCTGGGTGTGCGCCCCGGGCAGCCCGCCGCCACCCTGATGTGGAACAACGCGGAGCATGTCGAGGCGTACTTCGCGATCCCCGCCATGGGCTCCGTCCTGCACACCCTCAACCTGCGGCTCCCCGCCCACCAGCTGAGCTTCATCATCCAGCACGCGGACGACCGCGTGATCATCGCGAACGGCTCGGTCCTGCCACTGCTCGCGCCCCTGCTCCCCGCCCTCGACCGGGTCGAGCACATCGTGGTCAGCGGCCCCGGCGACACCTCACTCCTGGACGGCACCCGGGCCCGCGTCCACGACTACGAGGAACTGATCGCCGGCCGCCCCACCACCTACCCGTGGCCCGACCTGGACGAACGCGCCGCCGCCGCCCTGTGCTACACCTCCGGCACCACCGGGGACCCCAGCGGCATCGTCTACTCGCACCGGTCCATCTACCTGCACTCCATGCAGGTCAACACGGCCGAGTCGATGGCCCTCACCGCCGGTGACGTCTCCCTGGCCGTGGTCCCGCAGTTCCACGTGCTCTCCTGGGGCCTGCCGCACGCCGCCCTGCTCTCCGGCTTCAGCCTGCTGATGCCCGACCGGTTCCTCCAGCCGGGGCCCCTCGCCGACATGATCGCCGCCGAACGCCCCCGGCACGCCGCCGCCGTCCCCACCATCTTCCAGGCCCTCGTCCACGAACTCGCCGAACGCCCCCGCGACATCTCCGCCCTCGCATCCGTCACCATCGGCGGCTCCGCCTGCCCCGAAAGCCTGATGCGCACCCTCGACGAGCGGTACGGCGTACGCGTCGCCCACGCCTGGGGCATGACCGAGACCTCCCCCCTGGGCACCACCTCCCAGCCGCCGCCCGGCCTCACCCCCGAGGAGGAGTGGCCCTACCGGCTCAGCCAGGGCCGCTTCCCGGCCGGCGTCGAGGCCCGCCTGATCGGCCCGGACGGCGCCGAGATGCCCTGGGACGGCACGGCGGCCGGCGAACTGGAGGTGCGCGGCCCCTGGATCGCCGGCGGCTACTACGGCGGCGCCGGCGCCACCGGCCCCGAGCGCCCCGCCGACCGCTTCAGCCCGGACGGCTGGCTGCGCACCGGCGACGTCGGCACCATCAGCCCCGACGGCTACCTCACCCTCACCGACCGCGCCAAGGACGTGATCAAGTCGGGCGGCGAGTGGATCTCCTCCGTGGAGCTGGAAGGGCTGCTGATGGGCCACCCCGAGGTACGGGAGGCGGCCGTGGTCGCCGTGCCCGACGAACGGTGGGGCGAACGCCCGCTCGCCTGCGTCGTCCCCGTCACCACCGGCGAGGTGGACTACGCCGCGCTGCGTGCCTTCCTCGGCGAACGGCTCGCCCGCTGGCAGCTCCCGGAACACTGGACGACCATCGAGGAGGTCCCCAAGACCAGCGTCGGCAAGTACGACAAGAAGGTGCTGCGAGCCCGCCAGGCGGCGGGCGACCTGACGGTCACCACCCTCGCCCCGGCCCCCCGCTGA
- a CDS encoding SigE family RNA polymerase sigma factor — MTTPRTAQSGTPLTFTSYVQARGPVLLRTARSLTANPSDAEDLLQTALTKTYVAWENIEDHRALDGYVRRALVNTRTSQWRKRRVDEYAVDELPEPDPLPEPDPAEQQAIREAMWQAVRKLPERQRAMVVLRYYEDMSEAATAELLGVSVGTVKSAVSRALAKLREDTELVAVTRPQVLAA, encoded by the coding sequence ATGACCACGCCCAGGACGGCCCAGTCGGGGACGCCGCTGACCTTCACCTCCTACGTGCAGGCACGCGGCCCCGTGCTGCTGCGTACGGCCCGCTCGCTGACCGCCAACCCCAGCGACGCCGAGGACCTGCTCCAGACCGCGCTGACCAAGACGTACGTGGCGTGGGAGAACATCGAGGACCACCGCGCCCTGGACGGCTACGTCCGGCGCGCGCTCGTGAACACCCGCACCTCGCAGTGGCGCAAGCGCCGCGTCGACGAGTACGCGGTGGACGAGCTGCCAGAGCCCGACCCGCTGCCCGAGCCCGACCCGGCCGAGCAGCAGGCGATACGCGAGGCCATGTGGCAGGCCGTGCGCAAGCTGCCCGAGCGGCAGCGGGCCATGGTCGTCCTGCGGTACTACGAGGACATGAGTGAGGCCGCCACCGCCGAGCTGCTCGGGGTGTCGGTCGGCACCGTCAAGAGCGCCGTCTCCCGGGCACTGGCCAAGCTGCGCGAGGACACCGAGCTGGTGGCCGTCACCCGCCCCCAGGTGCTCGCCGCCTGA
- a CDS encoding sigma-70 family RNA polymerase sigma factor, whose amino-acid sequence MTEASRAPLAGVVPLPADLRAFHQLYRPAYVRWAELYLGDRPGAEDVVDAAFEQLAEDWGEALRLDSPAGYAWTILRSRTLEAARARGRRPVVMDTAAFETAALRDAVDPVGELEESLSIYQAIRELPERQHDVIVLLYCLGYGVQETADVLGISVPGVRSTARYARRRLKEALGLDREGGSGDLTDLAD is encoded by the coding sequence GTGACCGAAGCATCTCGCGCCCCGTTGGCGGGGGTGGTGCCCTTGCCCGCGGACCTCCGGGCGTTCCACCAGCTGTACCGGCCCGCCTATGTGCGCTGGGCCGAGCTGTACCTGGGGGATCGTCCCGGCGCCGAGGACGTGGTGGACGCCGCCTTCGAGCAGCTCGCCGAGGACTGGGGCGAGGCGCTGCGGCTGGACAGCCCCGCCGGGTACGCCTGGACCATCCTCAGGAGCCGCACGCTGGAGGCCGCCCGCGCCCGCGGCCGGCGGCCCGTCGTCATGGACACCGCCGCCTTCGAGACCGCCGCTCTGCGGGACGCCGTGGACCCGGTCGGCGAACTGGAGGAGAGCCTCAGCATCTACCAGGCGATCCGGGAGCTGCCGGAACGGCAGCATGATGTGATCGTCCTGTTGTACTGCCTTGGCTACGGTGTCCAGGAGACGGCCGATGTGCTGGGCATCAGCGTGCCCGGGGTCCGTTCCACCGCCCGCTACGCCAGGCGGCGGCTGAAGGAAGCACTCGGCCTCGACCGGGAAGGAGGCAGCGGTGACCTCACCGATCTCGCCGATTGA
- a CDS encoding S1C family serine protease: MSTEKEGLAQPEERPTPAPAAVTPEESPAAPATAPIPVPPAAPGPPPAPVAPPTAPIPTVTGAEAPPAPAGPPPGAFGGPVGPPAGPPDVPWTAFGGAPPPKKRRTGLIAAVIAATLLAGGVGGGVGYLVADGDSATTSTAASGAGTGEGTSARPPESVAGIAEAALPSVVTIEAQSSTEGGTGTGFVYDEQGHILTNNHVVASAADGGTLTVTFSDGTSYEAEVVGRAEGYDVAVLRLLDAGDRDLVPLPVGDSDAVAVGDATIAIGAPFGLSGTVTTGIVSAKNRPVASSDGQGGSASYMSALQTDASINPGNSGGPLLNGDGEVIGVNSAIQSTPGSGMGQSQAGSIGLGFAIPINQAQRVAQDLIDNGQPVYAIIGASVETRGDTLGAKISDADAAGTDAVTPGGPAAEAGLQPGDVITRFGDRVIDSGPTLISEIWAYEPGDTVPVTYQRGGQEHTADIVLGERVGDA, translated from the coding sequence GTGAGCACCGAGAAGGAGGGCCTGGCCCAGCCGGAGGAGCGGCCCACCCCGGCCCCGGCGGCGGTCACGCCGGAGGAGTCCCCGGCCGCGCCCGCGACGGCGCCCATCCCCGTTCCGCCGGCCGCCCCGGGCCCGCCGCCCGCCCCCGTGGCGCCGCCGACCGCGCCGATCCCGACCGTGACGGGTGCGGAGGCGCCGCCGGCGCCCGCCGGGCCGCCGCCGGGCGCGTTCGGCGGTCCGGTGGGCCCGCCGGCCGGTCCGCCCGATGTCCCGTGGACGGCCTTCGGGGGCGCCCCGCCGCCGAAGAAGCGGCGCACCGGCCTGATCGCGGCCGTGATCGCCGCCACACTGCTGGCGGGCGGCGTCGGCGGCGGTGTCGGCTACCTGGTGGCGGACGGCGACTCGGCCACCACCAGTACCGCGGCGTCCGGCGCGGGCACCGGCGAGGGCACCTCCGCGCGCCCACCGGAGTCGGTGGCGGGGATAGCGGAAGCGGCGCTGCCCAGCGTGGTGACGATCGAGGCGCAGAGCTCCACCGAGGGCGGCACCGGCACCGGCTTCGTCTACGACGAGCAGGGCCACATCCTCACCAACAACCACGTCGTGGCCTCGGCCGCCGACGGGGGCACCCTGACGGTCACCTTCTCGGACGGCACGAGCTACGAGGCGGAGGTCGTGGGCCGTGCCGAGGGGTACGACGTGGCGGTGCTGCGCCTGCTGGACGCGGGGGACCGCGACCTGGTGCCGCTGCCGGTGGGTGATTCGGACGCGGTGGCGGTGGGCGACGCCACGATCGCCATCGGCGCACCGTTCGGCCTGTCCGGAACGGTCACCACCGGCATCGTGAGCGCCAAGAACCGCCCGGTGGCCTCCAGCGACGGCCAGGGCGGCAGCGCCTCGTACATGAGCGCTCTGCAGACCGACGCCTCGATCAACCCGGGCAACTCCGGAGGCCCGCTGCTGAACGGCGACGGCGAGGTCATCGGCGTCAACTCGGCGATCCAGTCCACCCCCGGAAGTGGGATGGGCCAGAGCCAGGCGGGCAGCATCGGTCTCGGATTCGCGATTCCGATCAACCAGGCGCAGCGCGTCGCGCAGGATCTGATCGACAACGGTCAGCCGGTGTACGCGATCATCGGCGCCTCGGTGGAGACGCGTGGCGACACCCTGGGCGCCAAGATCTCGGACGCCGACGCCGCGGGCACCGACGCGGTCACCCCGGGCGGCCCGGCCGCCGAGGCTGGCCTGCAGCCGGGCGATGTGATCACCCGCTTCGGCGACCGGGTGATCGACAGTGGTCCGACCCTGATCAGCGAGATCTGGGCGTACGAACCGGGCGACACCGTCCCGGTGACGTACCAGCGCGGCGGCCAGGAGCACACGGCCGACATCGTGCTGGGCGAGCGGGTGGGCGACGCGTAG
- a CDS encoding glycerophosphodiester phosphodiesterase, whose amino-acid sequence MEPAPHRIQVIAHRGSSEDAPEHTLAAYRQAIEDGADALECDVRLTADGHLVCVHDRRVNRTSNGRGAVSTLELAQLNELDFGSWMTPSGGAEAPDAADPERTTVLTLERLLRLVADAGRPIGLAIETKHPTRWAGRVEERLLELLDAHPLPGQVRVMSFSARSLQRVRKAAPQLPTVFLMQFLLPRNRTGRLPAAASIAGPGIRILRRDPGYVERAHRAGHRVHVWTVDDPADVELCARLGVDAIITNRPRTVRDQLRRMG is encoded by the coding sequence ATGGAACCCGCACCCCACCGGATTCAGGTGATCGCGCACCGGGGCTCCTCCGAGGACGCCCCCGAGCACACCCTGGCCGCCTACCGGCAGGCCATCGAGGACGGCGCGGACGCGCTGGAATGCGATGTCCGGCTGACGGCGGACGGCCATCTGGTGTGTGTGCACGACCGGCGGGTCAACCGCACCTCCAACGGCCGCGGCGCCGTGTCCACCCTGGAGCTGGCGCAGCTGAACGAGCTGGACTTCGGCTCCTGGATGACGCCCTCCGGCGGGGCCGAGGCACCCGACGCCGCCGACCCCGAGCGGACCACGGTCCTCACCCTGGAACGTCTGCTGCGGCTGGTCGCCGACGCCGGCCGGCCGATCGGGCTCGCCATCGAGACCAAGCACCCCACGCGCTGGGCGGGCCGGGTCGAGGAGCGGCTGCTGGAACTCCTGGACGCGCATCCGCTGCCGGGCCAGGTCCGTGTCATGTCCTTCTCCGCCCGTTCGCTGCAGCGGGTGCGCAAGGCCGCCCCGCAGCTGCCCACCGTCTTCCTGATGCAGTTCCTGCTGCCCAGGAACCGCACCGGCCGGCTGCCCGCCGCCGCCTCGATCGCCGGCCCCGGCATCCGGATCCTGCGCCGCGACCCCGGTTATGTGGAACGGGCGCACCGCGCCGGTCACCGGGTGCACGTGTGGACGGTGGACGACCCGGCGGACGTCGAGCTGTGCGCGCGGCTCGGGGTGGACGCGATCATCACCAACCGGCCGCGTACGGTGCGTGACCAGCTGAGGCGCATGGGTTGA
- a CDS encoding ATP-binding protein, with amino-acid sequence MALVVTQQVPTSSSMSVPHGPGGVGTARRRMRSELLENGARESIIDDAVLILSELLSNAYRHARPLNEGRHVRASWSQDADGEITISVTDGGGPTRPRAGSPSVTARGGRGLTIIGSLARAWGVHDADPSGAVTVWVVLDPR; translated from the coding sequence GTGGCGTTGGTGGTAACTCAGCAGGTACCGACGTCGTCGTCCATGTCGGTCCCCCATGGCCCCGGTGGCGTGGGGACGGCACGACGGCGTATGCGATCGGAATTGCTGGAAAATGGTGCCAGGGAATCGATCATCGACGATGCGGTATTGATCCTTTCCGAACTGCTCAGTAATGCATATCGACATGCACGGCCACTGAACGAAGGCCGCCATGTCCGGGCGTCCTGGTCCCAGGACGCCGATGGTGAGATCACCATCTCGGTCACGGACGGTGGCGGGCCGACCCGGCCTCGTGCCGGCTCCCCGTCCGTCACGGCGCGCGGCGGCCGCGGGCTCACCATCATCGGCTCACTCGCCCGCGCCTGGGGCGTGCACGACGCCGACCCGTCCGGCGCGGTGACGGTGTGGGTGGTACTGGATCCGCGCTGA
- a CDS encoding DUF5926 family protein yields the protein MAKKRRPRTQPSAAATPQLTDGEIPVVGAREPCPCGSGRRYKACHGRAAAQAATELVRRPFEGLPGECDWVALRELVPAATVPLTLREGLPQDVPALTLATVLPMAWPALRRDDGAVLLALQNDTATGDLSRDLADVLTRALATTPGSPVAAGRTASGGPRLQDLLDLSAPFVPEVHSGFEFWLDDAESATGEVAASLERANAAAVPTTRLTGVDAAYWCRTPEKNHLRWVMPHPEDQLLDALARLHAAGASSLGEDTRLVGSFRAHGLTVPVWDLPSAFGAEECEKPATAFGERLAEALAATTPLTPEERKARSGLTNRQVTLN from the coding sequence ATGGCCAAGAAGCGCCGCCCCCGTACCCAGCCCAGCGCCGCGGCCACGCCGCAGCTCACCGACGGCGAGATCCCCGTCGTCGGCGCGCGCGAGCCGTGCCCGTGCGGCTCGGGACGCCGTTACAAGGCCTGCCACGGCCGTGCCGCCGCCCAGGCGGCCACCGAGCTGGTGCGCCGCCCCTTCGAGGGCCTGCCCGGCGAGTGCGACTGGGTCGCGCTGCGCGAGCTGGTGCCCGCCGCCACCGTGCCGCTGACCCTGCGCGAGGGGCTGCCGCAGGATGTCCCGGCTCTCACCCTGGCCACCGTGCTGCCGATGGCCTGGCCGGCGCTGCGCCGCGACGACGGCGCCGTGCTGCTCGCCCTGCAGAACGACACCGCCACCGGCGACCTCTCCCGTGACCTCGCCGATGTGCTCACCCGCGCGCTGGCCACCACCCCCGGCAGCCCGGTGGCCGCCGGCCGCACCGCCTCCGGCGGGCCCCGGCTCCAGGACCTGCTGGACCTGTCCGCCCCGTTCGTGCCCGAGGTGCACAGCGGCTTCGAGTTCTGGCTGGATGACGCCGAGTCCGCCACCGGTGAGGTCGCCGCCTCCCTGGAGCGCGCCAACGCCGCCGCCGTGCCCACCACCCGGCTGACCGGTGTGGACGCCGCGTACTGGTGCCGCACCCCCGAGAAGAACCACCTGCGGTGGGTCATGCCGCACCCCGAGGACCAGCTGCTGGACGCGCTCGCCCGGCTGCACGCCGCCGGCGCGTCGTCCCTGGGCGAGGACACCCGTCTGGTGGGTTCCTTCCGGGCGCACGGACTGACCGTGCCGGTGTGGGATCTGCCCAGTGCTTTCGGGGCCGAGGAGTGCGAGAAGCCGGCCACCGCGTTCGGCGAGCGGCTGGCCGAGGCGCTGGCCGCGACCACCCCGCTCACCCCCGAGGAGCGCAAGGCCCGCAGCGGCCTCACGAACCGTCAGGTCACCCTGAACTAG
- a CDS encoding bifunctional DNA primase/polymerase, whose protein sequence is MREILGMRRTNGKGESGGKDDNGSGHGDDRALRDAASGYARRWGWPVLPGVERGADGRCGCGKATCVVPGAHPLDPELLAASSDPRMVRWWWTVRPTAPIILATGTDGAPCALSLPAAAAPWAQAELASRGVRTGPVLVTPTRACWLVAPYDPAELGELLYAQDLVPGSLRFHSAGGYVPLPPSELAAGRAAWLHGPWPGRDGRIRLPRTAALLDVLVEAAIRTPGGGSRLAH, encoded by the coding sequence ATGCGCGAGATCCTCGGAATGCGACGCACGAACGGCAAGGGCGAAAGCGGGGGGAAGGACGACAACGGATCCGGTCACGGCGATGACCGCGCGCTGCGCGACGCCGCCTCCGGCTATGCCCGGCGCTGGGGCTGGCCGGTGCTGCCCGGCGTCGAGCGGGGGGCGGACGGCCGCTGCGGCTGCGGGAAGGCCACCTGCGTGGTGCCCGGTGCCCATCCCCTGGACCCGGAGCTGCTGGCGGCCAGCAGCGACCCCCGGATGGTGCGGTGGTGGTGGACCGTACGGCCCACCGCGCCGATCATCCTGGCCACCGGCACCGACGGGGCGCCGTGCGCGCTGAGCCTGCCCGCAGCGGCCGCCCCCTGGGCCCAGGCCGAACTGGCGAGCCGGGGCGTGCGGACCGGGCCGGTACTGGTCACCCCCACCCGGGCCTGCTGGCTGGTGGCGCCGTACGACCCGGCCGAGCTGGGGGAACTGCTGTACGCCCAGGACCTGGTGCCTGGCTCGCTGCGGTTCCACTCCGCGGGGGGCTACGTGCCGCTGCCGCCCTCGGAACTGGCGGCCGGCCGGGCGGCCTGGCTGCACGGCCCCTGGCCCGGGCGGGACGGGCGGATCCGGCTGCCGCGCACCGCCGCGCTGCTCGATGTGCTCGTGGAGGCGGCGATCCGTACGCCGGGCGGCGGCTCGCGGCTGGCGCACTGA
- a CDS encoding PP2C family protein-serine/threonine phosphatase produces MSTSVPSNVAGIHPTITPVPQTPPPTDAPVPPGAGPERLASWISDLNALHDLTERLARTSTLSDAIHETLRAGAHLIGARRGLIALRPEEPGDPGAPDGDAAVGRTRPAAPDRLVGYGLTPGELGHLETVPDTAAPHTRLLDAATQATPAGPTELTHQDIAADDTLDPRHRDVARRLGAAASHAVLLTAGPAAADSDPVRSPDRRLRAAAVWLYDQPAEPDQRQRHLLGRYLRHAAQQLAHHATLAAARAELATLREGLLPSRLPYLPGVTLAVRHRPLPAGGGDFYDALALPEQALGLAIGSTGGSGPATVAAMGRLRAGLRAYAVMEGEDPVAVLSDLELLLRLTEPARSATALFGYAEPAAGRLVLASAGHPPPLVIGEHRAEFADTTLSAPLGMLACWEAPSVEIDVARGETVLLYSAGLLRRTGEPMDRAFARLRTAARAAAPEVRADPEALLDHMLRTVPATGTDSDTEEVVLLAVRFH; encoded by the coding sequence ATGAGCACATCCGTCCCCTCGAATGTGGCCGGAATCCACCCAACGATCACCCCTGTACCGCAAACTCCTCCACCCACTGACGCACCCGTCCCACCCGGCGCGGGGCCCGAGCGGCTCGCCTCCTGGATCAGCGACCTCAACGCTCTCCACGACCTCACCGAGCGCCTCGCCCGTACCAGCACGCTCAGTGATGCAATTCACGAGACTCTCCGTGCCGGCGCGCACCTGATCGGCGCACGCCGCGGCTTGATCGCGCTGCGCCCCGAGGAGCCCGGCGACCCCGGTGCGCCGGACGGCGACGCCGCCGTCGGCCGGACCCGGCCCGCCGCTCCCGACCGGCTCGTCGGCTACGGCCTCACCCCCGGCGAACTCGGCCACCTGGAGACCGTGCCGGACACCGCCGCCCCCCACACCCGGCTCCTGGACGCCGCGACGCAGGCCACTCCCGCCGGCCCCACCGAGCTGACCCACCAGGACATCGCCGCCGACGACACACTCGACCCCCGGCACCGCGACGTCGCCCGGCGCCTGGGCGCCGCAGCCAGCCACGCCGTCCTGCTCACCGCCGGCCCGGCCGCCGCGGACAGCGACCCCGTCCGGAGCCCGGACCGCCGGCTGCGCGCCGCCGCCGTCTGGCTCTACGACCAGCCCGCCGAGCCCGACCAGCGCCAGCGCCATCTGCTCGGCCGCTATCTGCGGCACGCCGCCCAGCAGCTCGCCCACCACGCCACCCTCGCCGCCGCCCGCGCCGAGCTGGCCACGCTGCGCGAAGGACTGCTGCCCAGCCGGCTGCCGTACCTCCCCGGCGTCACCCTCGCCGTGCGCCACCGGCCCCTGCCGGCCGGCGGGGGCGACTTCTACGACGCCCTCGCCCTGCCCGAACAGGCGCTGGGCCTGGCCATCGGCAGCACCGGCGGCAGCGGCCCGGCCACCGTGGCCGCCATGGGACGGCTGCGCGCCGGGCTGCGCGCCTACGCCGTCATGGAGGGCGAGGACCCCGTCGCCGTCCTCTCCGACCTGGAACTGCTCCTGCGGCTGACCGAACCCGCCCGCTCCGCCACCGCGCTGTTCGGCTACGCCGAGCCCGCCGCCGGACGCCTCGTGCTCGCCTCCGCCGGGCACCCGCCGCCCCTGGTCATCGGGGAACACCGGGCCGAGTTCGCCGACACCACGCTCTCCGCCCCGCTCGGCATGCTCGCCTGCTGGGAGGCGCCCAGCGTCGAGATCGACGTCGCCCGGGGAGAAACGGTCCTGCTGTACAGCGCCGGACTGCTGCGCCGCACCGGCGAGCCCATGGACCGGGCCTTCGCCCGGCTGAGAACCGCGGCCCGCGCCGCGGCACCCGAGGTGCGCGCCGACCCCGAGGCCCTCCTCGACCACATGCTGCGCACCGTGCCCGCCACCGGCACCGACAGCGACACCGAGGAGGTCGTACTGCTCGCCGTTCGCTTCCACTGA
- a CDS encoding aminopeptidase P family protein, whose product MSGPERLCPASPTRTYDGTRSPPGPAGTRGGSRVAEEAKPTDGKKPAETIKQRKNNVNKTVSDELAENMKSGWADTEQRDLAPVPQAGHTAARRAALSARFPGERLVIPAGRLKTRSNDTEYPFRAATEYVYLTGNQTEDGVLVLEPTENAEGAPDGRGHEATLYLLPRSDRENGEFWLSGQGELWVGRRDSLAEAEQLYGLPVADVRTVAALLKEATGPVRVVRGHDSTIETALTDKITAERDAELKSFLSEQRLIKDEFEIAELTYACEATARGFEDVVRVLDKAVATSERYIEGTFFLRARVEGNDVGYGSICAAGPHATTLHWVRNDGPVRPGELLLLDAGVETRSLYTADVTRTLPIDGRFTALQRTIYDAVYEAQEAGIAAVRPGAKYRDFHEAAQRVLAGHLVAWGLLEGPVDRVLELGLQRRWTLHGTGHMLGLDVHDCAVARREAYVEGTLEPGMVLTVEPGLYFQADDLTVPEEYRGIGVRIEDDLLVTEDGTRNLSAGLPREAGEVEAWMARLTG is encoded by the coding sequence ATGTCTGGCCCTGAACGGCTCTGTCCGGCATCCCCCACTCGCACATACGATGGAACCCGGTCCCCACCGGGACCCGCCGGCACGCGAGGAGGCAGCAGGGTGGCCGAGGAAGCCAAGCCCACGGACGGGAAGAAGCCCGCCGAGACCATCAAGCAGCGCAAGAACAACGTGAACAAGACGGTCTCCGACGAGCTCGCCGAGAACATGAAGAGCGGCTGGGCCGACACCGAGCAGCGCGATCTGGCCCCCGTCCCGCAGGCCGGCCACACCGCCGCCCGGCGCGCCGCGCTCTCCGCCCGTTTCCCCGGCGAGCGACTGGTCATCCCGGCCGGCCGGCTGAAGACGCGCTCCAACGACACGGAGTACCCCTTCCGCGCCGCCACCGAGTACGTCTACCTCACCGGCAACCAGACCGAGGACGGCGTCCTGGTCCTGGAGCCCACCGAGAACGCCGAGGGCGCGCCGGACGGCCGGGGCCACGAGGCCACGCTGTACCTGCTGCCCCGCTCCGACCGCGAGAACGGGGAGTTCTGGCTCAGCGGCCAGGGCGAGCTGTGGGTCGGCCGCCGCGACAGCCTGGCCGAGGCCGAGCAGCTGTACGGGCTCCCCGTCGCCGACGTGCGCACCGTCGCCGCGCTGCTGAAGGAGGCCACCGGCCCGGTGCGCGTGGTCCGCGGCCACGACAGCACCATCGAGACGGCCCTCACCGACAAGATCACCGCCGAGCGCGACGCCGAGCTCAAGAGCTTCCTGTCCGAGCAGCGGCTGATCAAGGACGAGTTCGAGATCGCCGAGCTGACGTACGCCTGCGAGGCCACCGCGCGCGGCTTCGAGGATGTCGTCCGGGTGCTGGACAAGGCCGTCGCCACCTCAGAGCGCTACATCGAGGGCACCTTCTTCCTGCGGGCCCGCGTCGAGGGCAACGATGTCGGGTACGGCTCGATCTGCGCGGCCGGACCGCACGCCACCACCCTGCACTGGGTCCGCAACGACGGGCCGGTGCGCCCCGGCGAGCTGCTCCTGCTGGACGCCGGCGTGGAGACCCGCTCCCTCTACACCGCCGATGTCACCCGCACGCTGCCCATCGACGGCCGCTTCACCGCGCTCCAGCGCACGATCTACGACGCCGTGTACGAGGCTCAGGAGGCGGGCATCGCCGCCGTGCGGCCAGGCGCCAAGTACCGCGACTTCCACGAGGCTGCCCAGCGCGTGCTGGCCGGGCACCTGGTGGCGTGGGGCCTGCTGGAGGGCCCGGTCGACCGGGTGCTGGAGCTGGGGCTGCAGCGCCGCTGGACCCTGCACGGCACCGGCCACATGCTGGGCCTGGACGTGCACGACTGCGCGGTCGCGCGGCGTGAGGCGTACGTCGAGGGCACCCTGGAGCCCGGCATGGTGCTGACCGTGGAGCCGGGCCTGTACTTCCAGGCCGATGACCTCACGGTGCCCGAGGAGTACCGGGGCATCGGCGTGCGCATCGAGGACGACCTGCTGGTCACGGAGGACGGCACCCGTAACCTCTCGGCCGGCCTGCCGCGCGAGGCCGGGGAGGTCGAGGCCTGGATGGCCCGGCTGACCGGCTGA